The following DNA comes from Streptosporangiales bacterium.
AGGCAGCCGAACACACCGGTCCAGGCGGGGGAGTCGCCCCAGCGCGTGAACCCTCTGCTGTTGGGCACCGGCGCCACCGAAGGCAACGAGCCGTCGTCGAACTGGCTGTCGGCGATGTCGCGTAGCCACTTGTCGAGCACGCGCCGCAGGTCGAGGCAGTAGAGCATGGCGTCCGCGGCGACGTGTGCGTCGCCCAATCCAGCCGCACTTCTCGTACATGGGGGTGTCCGTCGGCAGGCCGTGCATGTTGTTCAGCAACGTGACCTGCATGGCGTCGTGCACCCACGGGTAGAGGCCGTCGGACGAGGTGAACGTGGACGTGCGCGCCAGGTCGGTGTGCACTGCGCGGGCGAGAAACGCGTCGTCGCCTGGCGGATGGGGGAGGCCCGTGACATACACGTACCTAAAGCCCTTGTACGTGAACTGCGGCTCCCACTCCGCCTGTTGGTCGTCGGGGAAGACGTACTCGTCGGTCTGGAACCGCGGCCCGCACGGTGGATGGTCGGGGGTGCCGTGCTCGCGCTCGAGGACCAGCCGGCCGTCGTCGAGCAGCTCGCCGTAACGCATGGTCACGCGTGCGCCTGGCGCGCCCCGTGCGCGCAGCCGCACCCAACCGGCGAGCATCTCGCCGAAGTCGACCAGGTGCCCGTCGTCGAGCGGGGTGACCTGGACCGGCCGGACGTCGCGGGTGGCCCGGATCGGTTCGATGGCTGCCGGTTCGAGCCGCCCCGCCGGTGCTGTGACCGCCGCGGCCGGCTGCCAGCCGCCGGTGCAGCCCGGTGCCGTCCAGCCGGCCGGCTCGCGCCTGGCGTCGTAGCTCTCGCCCGCGTACACCGCGTCGAAGGTGGTGGGCCCGTCGGCAACCTGCCAGTCGACGCCGCTCGCGATGCTCGTCGTCGAGCCGTCGAGGTGCTCGATCTCCAGCTGTGCCAACAGCTTCGGTTCGTCGCAGTACGGTTCCTCGTGCCAGCCGAAGCGGTCCGGGTCGCGACCGGCGTAGAAGCCGCGGCCCAGCGCCACGCCGAGCGCGTTGCGACCGACCCGCAGCAGACCACCGACGTCGTGGGTGGTGAACAGCACGCGGATGTCGTACTTGGTCACAGGTGTGTCGAGCACCGTGTCGCCGATCCTGCGGCCGTTGAGATGGCCTACGGCATAGCCGAGGCCGCAGACGAACAGTCGCGCCGACCGGACGGGACTGCCTAGCTCGAACTCCGTACGTAGCAGCGGGTCGGGCGGCGGCTCAGCGGTCTCGCGCCGCGGCGCGCCGATCCAGGTGGCTCGCCAGGCGTCGGCGGACAGCAACGTGGTGCGGAACGTGGCGGGGTGCGACCACGGCGACAACGTGCCGCCGGCGTCGCGCAACCGGACGTGCCAGACGTAGTGGCCGAGCGACTGCAACGGCGTGCCCTGGTAGCGAACAGCGGTGCAAGCGTCGGAGTCGACGATGCCGGAGTCCCACACTTCGGTCATCGGGGCGCCGTCGTGGTCTGCCGTATGAACCACCAGCTGGTAGCCGGTCTGCGGTCCGCTGCCTGCTGGTGACCAGCCGAAGCGTGGCGCGGCGAC
Coding sequences within:
- a CDS encoding Bacterial alpha-L-rhamnosidase produces the protein MYAKELTTESTHNPIAIGVAAPRFGWSPAGSGPQTGYQLVVHTADHDGAPMTEVWDSGIVDSDACTAVRYQGTPLQSLGHYVWHVRLRDAGGTLSPWSHPATFRTTLLSADAWRATWIGAPRRETAEPPPDPLLRTEFELGSPVRSARLFVCGLGYAVGHLNGRRIGDTVLDTPVTKYDIRVLFTTHDVGGLLRVGRNALGVALGRGFYAGRDPDRFGWHEEPYCDEPKLLAQLEIEHLDGSTTSIASGVDWQVADGPTTFDAVYAGESYDARREPAGWTAPGCTGGWQPAAAVTAPAGRLEPAAIEPIRATRDVRPVQVTPLDDGHLVDFGEMLAGWVRLRARGAPGARVTMRYGELLDDGRLVLEREHGTPDHPPCGPRFQTDEYVFPDDQQAEWEPQFTYKGFRYVYVTGLPHPPGDDAFLARAVHTDLARTSTFTSSDGLYPWVHDAMQVTLLNNMHGLPTDTPMYEKCGWIGRRTRRRGRHALLPRPAARARQVATRHRRQPVRRRLVAFGGAGAQQQRVHALGRLPRLDRCVRLPDAKVLGVLRRPQRGARTLPGAAPAPRPPAHGRRRRPGARLVGRLGVARLPRTATGRPQAGRHRVPPQATARRRSDRDRARRDHRRGHLPGDRRIRRGPVQRHVPRRRCRRVPHRNRRRLPTELERPAGRLRDRPCGRPRRRGGQPGRRHPCPRRPPQHRCARHQRPLRRAVRPRARRPRPRGRVATHTAGLRVLAGPRHEDAVGALGGLPLAEPLLLRQCRRLVRQPGRRHLTRGTRLPARPGEPRRARPADVGRRAAVDRARHGECCMGHSRRDLPARRRGPRRRRRRDPSPRRHRRGGRCRNHRFAVTAPSAPRAEASR